One genomic window of Herpetosiphonaceae bacterium includes the following:
- a CDS encoding response regulator, translated as MQTLPFTPQPEVANDGWRADCLSTTPQYNYHQSPGEPSPIDHDHLGGASPSRPILIVEDDRGLSTMLTLALEDARYTVEVSENGAEALVRLKTLRPRLILLDLRMPIMDGPTFLRQLFSERHPVAPLPPIIIMTAYGDIDPEVSRLGLPSIIKPMKIDALLQMIEQYAEAE; from the coding sequence ATGCAGACCCTACCGTTCACCCCTCAGCCTGAGGTAGCCAACGATGGTTGGCGGGCCGATTGCCTTTCGACCACCCCTCAGTATAACTATCATCAGTCTCCAGGCGAGCCGTCCCCGATCGACCACGATCATCTCGGCGGGGCGAGCCCGTCGCGTCCGATCTTGATCGTTGAAGATGATCGCGGGCTCAGCACGATGTTGACGCTGGCATTGGAAGACGCGCGCTACACGGTGGAGGTGTCGGAAAATGGCGCGGAAGCCCTGGTGCGGCTCAAAACACTGCGTCCACGGCTGATCCTGCTCGATCTGCGCATGCCGATCATGGATGGCCCGACGTTTCTGCGCCAGCTTTTCAGCGAGCGGCACCCGGTCGCGCCGCTGCCGCCGATCATCATTATGACGGCCTACGGCGACATCGATCCCGAAGTCAGCAGGCTTGGCCTGCCGTCGATCATCAAGCCGATGAAGATCGACGCGCTGCTCCAGATGATCGAGCAGTACGCGGAAGCGGAGTAG
- a CDS encoding MFS transporter: MQLYKDPNWRLSRPARRRGLIVLLAGNFLMFGGFFMLVPLISVHYVNDLGFAAAAVGTVLAARQLTQQSLTLVGGALADRWGPKGLLCWGLAIRSVAFAGLAWASSFISLLALCILAAFGGALFDAPGRAAIAVLTEPEERARFYSLNGIGGGLGMTIGPLVGSLLLRFDFSLVCFASGFCFALAALVTTIWLPPLLVAPEQPMLHGISRAAHDRPFVVFTGLLAGFWFMWVQLSISLPLAAQRWDAPQIATPFGSLPINGVALVYALNAGLTVVLQYPLLRLAERQLRPLPIVVVGTGLMALGLGLVAAAWSLGMLLGCVALFSLGAMLVQPTQQTVTADMADRAVLGSYFGFNALALAFGGGLGNYMGGWLYDTARAWEAPALPWLVFGGVGCAVAVGLMLLDRAYARAPNTSGAIVERVVDESTKRHSTKGKPRTVQKNKRTRA; encoded by the coding sequence ATGCAATTATACAAAGATCCGAACTGGCGGCTGTCTCGACCAGCCCGGCGACGTGGCCTGATCGTCCTGCTGGCAGGCAACTTTTTAATGTTCGGCGGCTTTTTCATGCTGGTGCCGCTGATCTCGGTCCACTACGTCAACGATCTTGGCTTTGCGGCGGCTGCCGTGGGCACGGTGCTGGCGGCGCGCCAACTGACCCAGCAAAGTCTGACCTTAGTTGGCGGCGCGCTGGCCGATCGCTGGGGGCCGAAGGGCCTGCTCTGCTGGGGCCTGGCGATCCGCTCCGTCGCCTTTGCCGGGCTGGCCTGGGCCAGTTCCTTTATCAGCCTGCTGGCGCTGTGTATCCTGGCAGCGTTCGGCGGCGCGCTCTTCGACGCGCCCGGTCGCGCGGCGATTGCCGTGCTGACGGAGCCGGAGGAGCGCGCGCGCTTCTATAGCTTGAACGGCATCGGCGGCGGGCTGGGCATGACGATCGGCCCGCTCGTCGGCTCGCTGCTGCTGCGCTTCGATTTCAGTCTGGTCTGCTTCGCCTCAGGATTTTGTTTTGCCCTGGCGGCGCTGGTGACGACGATCTGGCTGCCGCCGCTGCTGGTGGCGCCGGAGCAGCCGATGCTCCACGGCATCAGTCGCGCCGCTCACGACCGCCCGTTCGTCGTGTTTACCGGGCTGCTGGCTGGATTCTGGTTCATGTGGGTACAGCTCTCGATCTCGCTGCCGCTCGCGGCGCAGCGCTGGGACGCGCCGCAGATCGCCACGCCCTTCGGCTCACTGCCGATCAACGGCGTTGCCCTGGTCTATGCGCTCAACGCGGGCCTGACCGTTGTGCTGCAATATCCGCTGCTGCGGCTGGCAGAGCGTCAGCTTCGCCCGCTGCCGATCGTTGTGGTGGGCACCGGGTTGATGGCGCTGGGCCTGGGCCTGGTGGCGGCAGCCTGGAGCCTGGGGATGCTGCTCGGCTGCGTGGCGCTCTTCTCGCTCGGCGCGATGCTGGTACAGCCGACGCAGCAGACCGTGACGGCGGACATGGCCGATCGGGCTGTGCTGGGCTCGTACTTTGGCTTCAACGCGCTGGCGCTGGCGTTCGGCGGTGGTCTGGGCAACTACATGGGCGGCTGGCTCTACGACACGGCGCGCGCCTGGGAGGCACCGGCACTGCCCTGGCTGGTCTTCGGCGGCGTCGGCTGCGCGGTAGCCGTCGGCCTGATGCTGCTCGATCGAGCCTATGCGCGCGCGCCCAACACCAGCGGCGCAATCGTCGAGCGTGTCGTAGACGAAAGCACAAAGCGACACAGCACAAAGGGAAAACCGAGAACTGTACAAAAGAACAAACGAACAAGGGCTTGA
- the serC gene encoding 3-phosphoserine/phosphohydroxythreonine transaminase has product MRTMTNVYNFNAGPAILPRPVLEHAQQELLDYQGRGMSILEMSHRAQEYEAINSEAETRFKGLLGLDDDYRVLFLQGGASLQFAMVPLNFLPPGAVADYLLTGTWAEKASEEAAKIGKVHVAASTREQRYARVPRPEELQLSADPAYVHITSNNTIYGTQWHAWPDVGDRPLVADMSSDILSRPLDARRFALIYAGAQKNLGPAGVTVVLIRERWLETAAKTAPTMLRYATHAKNNSLYNTPPVFAVYMLNLVLGWIEASGGLTAMEQRNRQKAQVLYDTIDRSGGFYRGHATPDSRSLMNVTFRLPSEALEARFVAEAQAAHMVGLAGHRSVGGIRASIYNAMDQTGCEVLAEFMADFARRNG; this is encoded by the coding sequence ATGCGCACAATGACCAATGTGTATAACTTCAATGCAGGTCCGGCGATCTTGCCGCGCCCGGTGCTTGAGCACGCGCAGCAAGAGCTGCTCGACTATCAGGGGCGCGGCATGTCGATCCTGGAGATGAGCCACCGCGCCCAGGAGTACGAGGCGATCAACTCCGAGGCCGAGACGCGCTTCAAGGGGCTGCTTGGCCTCGACGACGACTATCGCGTCCTGTTTCTGCAAGGCGGCGCGAGCCTGCAATTCGCGATGGTGCCGCTCAACTTCCTGCCACCGGGCGCGGTTGCCGATTACCTGCTCACCGGCACCTGGGCCGAAAAAGCCAGCGAGGAGGCCGCCAAGATCGGCAAGGTGCATGTCGCTGCCAGCACCCGCGAGCAGCGCTACGCGCGCGTGCCGCGACCGGAGGAGCTTCAGCTCAGCGCCGATCCGGCCTACGTGCATATCACCTCCAACAATACGATCTACGGCACCCAGTGGCACGCCTGGCCCGATGTCGGCGATCGTCCGCTGGTTGCCGACATGAGCAGCGACATCCTCTCGCGACCGCTGGACGCCCGCAGGTTTGCGCTGATCTACGCGGGCGCGCAGAAAAACCTCGGCCCGGCGGGCGTGACCGTGGTGCTGATCCGCGAGCGCTGGCTGGAAACCGCCGCCAAAACCGCGCCGACAATGCTGCGCTACGCGACGCACGCCAAGAATAACTCGCTGTACAACACGCCGCCGGTCTTCGCCGTGTACATGCTGAACCTCGTCCTGGGCTGGATCGAGGCCAGCGGCGGGCTGACGGCGATGGAGCAGCGCAACCGGCAGAAGGCGCAGGTGCTCTACGACACGATCGACCGGAGCGGCGGCTTTTATCGGGGGCATGCAACGCCCGATAGCCGCTCGCTGATGAACGTCACCTTCCGGCTGCCGAGCGAAGCGCTGGAGGCCCGGTTCGTCGCGGAGGCGCAGGCCGCGCACATGGTTGGCCTGGCCGGTCATCGCTCGGTCGGCGGTATTCGCGCCTCGATCTACAACGCGATGGACCAGACGGGCTGCGAGGTGCTGGCTGAGTTCATGGCCGATTTTGCCCGGCGCAACGGCTAG
- the treY gene encoding malto-oligosyltrehalose synthase → MAIDTSVVQLWEALQPDLERLRQIPTATYRLQFNKTFTFKDAMAQIPYLKALGISHIYASPYFRARAESMHGYDICDHNTLNPAIGSEEDYQEFVDTLHAHGMGQILDTVPNHMGIGEATNEYWMDVLENGPSSPYATFFDIDWQPLKQEMWNQVLLPILGAQYGQVLENQELRLSYSSGAFFLHYWETQLPLAPRTYTPILQLVYDTVAEQETEEFSVLELQSIMTALSHLPPRTETDAERIAERQREKEVVKRRLNALTESDPVVAEAITSAVAIYNGVRGDPRSFDRLDELVRAQAYRLAYWRVAAEEINYRRFFDINDLAAIRMEQPEVFTATHRMILRLLAEGSVNGLRIDHPDGLWDPARYFRNLQRHTLLAVARQHFDGDDEAWAEVEPLLSEQYMAACNDDPHSLAARPLYVVVEKILGHGETLPDAWPVDGTSGYEFLNLVNGLFVDGANARAFDTLYSGFIQDRLKFNDLVLAKKRQVMLIALVSEINVLAHQLSRIAERNRYMRDFTLNALRFALREVIACFPIYRTYIADGVVPPGEVPYIETAIACAKKRNPVTDPSIFDFIRDVLLLRYPGTADEEDRRMQQDWVQKFQQVTGPVMAKGLEDTTFYIYNRLIALNEVGGEPQYFGTSVAAFHRANAERLKRWRHTMLTTSTHDTKRSEDVRARIDVLSELPKEWKAAIGRWSRFNRRYKTKVGGKSAPDRNEEYLLYQTLLGAWPHAGGSAEIDQATHAAFIERIQTYMQKAMNEAKVNTTWVNPNQEWSSAVGTFIARMLENRSDNPFLADFHAFAVRIAHYGAFNALSQTLLKLTSPGLPDIYQGNEIWDLSLVDPDNRRPVDYAQRAAMLAALDQRLDDARTDVPAFVRDLVEHKVDGCIKLYVIQRTLRFRRAHPELFAEGSYLPLEARGTHAEQIVAFARRKDEAELLVVVPRLVTRLSGEASAPIGGVWEGDLLVLPDATPGATYTHLLTNQRITAIEQDGICGLPLAAIFTNVPVALLTKDAAHE, encoded by the coding sequence ATGGCAATAGATACGAGTGTGGTGCAGCTTTGGGAAGCGCTCCAGCCCGATCTCGAACGACTACGACAGATCCCAACGGCCACCTATCGGCTACAGTTTAACAAAACATTCACCTTCAAAGATGCCATGGCGCAGATTCCGTATCTGAAGGCGCTCGGCATCAGCCATATCTACGCATCGCCCTATTTTCGCGCTCGTGCGGAAAGCATGCATGGCTACGATATTTGCGATCATAACACGCTCAACCCGGCGATCGGCTCGGAGGAAGATTACCAGGAGTTTGTGGACACGCTCCACGCGCACGGCATGGGCCAGATCCTCGATACCGTGCCGAATCACATGGGCATCGGCGAGGCGACCAACGAGTACTGGATGGATGTGCTTGAGAACGGGCCGTCATCGCCGTACGCTACCTTTTTCGATATTGATTGGCAGCCGCTGAAGCAGGAGATGTGGAATCAGGTGCTCCTGCCGATCCTGGGCGCGCAGTACGGCCAGGTCTTGGAAAACCAGGAACTACGGCTGTCGTACAGCAGCGGCGCGTTTTTTCTGCACTACTGGGAGACGCAACTGCCGCTCGCGCCGCGCACCTACACGCCGATCCTCCAGCTTGTGTATGACACCGTGGCGGAGCAGGAAACCGAAGAGTTTTCGGTGCTTGAGCTGCAAAGCATCATGACCGCGCTGAGCCACCTGCCGCCGCGCACCGAGACGGACGCCGAGCGTATCGCGGAGCGCCAGCGCGAAAAAGAGGTCGTCAAGCGCCGCCTCAACGCGCTCACGGAGTCCGATCCGGTCGTCGCCGAGGCGATCACCAGCGCGGTTGCGATCTACAACGGCGTGCGGGGCGATCCGCGCTCCTTCGATCGGCTGGATGAGCTGGTGCGGGCACAGGCGTACCGCCTGGCCTACTGGCGCGTCGCAGCCGAGGAGATCAACTATCGCCGCTTCTTCGACATCAACGATCTGGCGGCGATCCGCATGGAGCAGCCGGAGGTCTTCACGGCCACCCATCGCATGATTCTGCGCCTGCTGGCCGAGGGCAGTGTCAACGGGCTGCGCATCGACCATCCCGACGGCCTGTGGGACCCCGCGCGCTACTTTCGCAACCTTCAGCGGCATACGCTGCTGGCTGTGGCCCGCCAGCACTTCGACGGCGACGACGAGGCCTGGGCCGAGGTCGAGCCGCTGCTGAGCGAGCAGTACATGGCCGCGTGCAACGACGATCCGCATAGCCTGGCCGCCCGACCGCTATATGTTGTGGTCGAGAAGATCCTGGGCCACGGCGAAACCCTGCCGGACGCATGGCCGGTCGACGGCACGAGCGGCTACGAGTTTCTGAATCTGGTCAATGGCCTGTTCGTTGACGGCGCGAATGCCAGAGCGTTCGATACGCTCTACAGCGGCTTTATTCAGGATCGGCTCAAGTTCAACGATCTGGTCTTGGCGAAGAAGCGGCAGGTCATGCTGATCGCGCTGGTCAGCGAGATCAACGTGCTGGCGCATCAACTGAGCCGCATCGCCGAGCGCAACCGCTACATGCGCGACTTTACGCTCAACGCGCTCAGGTTCGCGCTCCGCGAGGTGATCGCCTGCTTCCCGATCTACCGCACCTACATTGCCGACGGCGTTGTGCCGCCGGGCGAGGTGCCCTACATCGAGACGGCGATTGCCTGCGCCAAAAAGCGCAATCCCGTCACCGATCCGTCGATCTTCGATTTTATCCGCGACGTGCTGCTGCTGCGCTATCCCGGCACCGCCGACGAAGAAGATCGCCGTATGCAGCAGGACTGGGTGCAAAAGTTCCAGCAGGTGACAGGGCCGGTGATGGCGAAGGGCCTCGAAGACACGACGTTCTATATCTACAACCGGCTGATCGCGCTCAACGAGGTCGGCGGCGAGCCCCAATACTTCGGCACGAGCGTCGCCGCGTTCCACCGCGCCAACGCCGAGCGGCTCAAGCGCTGGCGGCACACCATGCTGACGACATCGACCCATGATACGAAGCGCTCGGAGGATGTGCGCGCCCGGATCGATGTGCTGAGCGAGCTGCCCAAAGAGTGGAAGGCGGCGATCGGTCGCTGGAGCCGCTTCAACCGGCGCTACAAAACCAAAGTCGGCGGCAAGTCCGCGCCCGATCGCAACGAGGAGTATCTGCTCTACCAGACGCTGCTGGGCGCGTGGCCGCACGCTGGCGGGAGCGCCGAGATCGATCAGGCGACGCACGCGGCGTTCATCGAGCGCATCCAGACGTATATGCAGAAGGCGATGAACGAGGCCAAGGTCAACACCACGTGGGTCAATCCCAACCAGGAGTGGAGCAGCGCCGTCGGCACGTTCATCGCGCGTATGCTGGAGAACCGCTCCGACAATCCGTTTCTGGCCGATTTCCACGCCTTCGCCGTCAGGATCGCCCACTACGGCGCGTTCAACGCGCTGTCGCAGACGTTGCTCAAGCTTACGTCGCCGGGCCTGCCCGACATCTACCAGGGCAACGAGATCTGGGACCTGAGCCTGGTCGATCCCGACAATCGCCGCCCGGTCGATTACGCACAGCGCGCGGCGATGCTCGCGGCGCTGGACCAGCGGCTCGACGATGCGCGGACGGACGTGCCCGCCTTTGTGCGCGATCTGGTCGAGCATAAAGTGGACGGCTGCATCAAGCTCTACGTGATCCAGCGCACCCTGCGCTTCCGCCGCGCACATCCCGAACTGTTTGCCGAGGGCAGCTATCTGCCGTTGGAGGCGCGCGGCACCCACGCCGAGCAGATCGTCGCCTTTGCCCGCCGCAAGGATGAGGCCGAGCTGCTGGTGGTCGTGCCGCGTCTGGTAACGCGGCTGAGCGGCGAAGCGAGCGCGCCGATCGGCGGCGTGTGGGAGGGCGATCTGCTGGTGCTGCCCGATGCAACACCCGGCGCGACCTACACGCACCTTTTGACGAACCAGCGAATCACCGCGATCGAACAGGATGGCATATGCGGATTGCCGCTGGCGGCGATCTTCACCAATGTTCCAGTCGCACTACTGACGAAGGACGCAGCACATGAGTAA
- the glgX gene encoding glycogen debranching protein GlgX: protein MSNVWPGKPYPLGATWDGEGVNFAIFSEHAQAVELCLFDTDHPAKETMRIKMPEQTDYVWHCYLPGIQPGQLYGYRVHGPYAPERGHRFNPHKLLVDPYAKALSSTVKWSDAMSGYAIGNKLQDLVMNKADSAPGTPKAVVVDAAFDWGDDTHPNTPLHQSVIYEIHVKGFTQRHPGVPEPLRGTYAGLASPAVIAYLQELGVTAVELLPVHQFVDDRHLVERGLRNYWGYNTIGYFAPDVRYSSSGTLGQQVREFKAMVKTLHAHGIEVILDVVYNHTAEGNHLGPTLSFRGIDNASYYRLVPDAPRFYMDYTGCGNTLNAQHPRVLQLIMDSLRYWVLEMHVDGFRFDLASALARELHEVDRLGSFFDIIHQDPVLSQVKLIAEPWDVGEGGYQVGNFPVLWAEWNGKYRDSVRSFWRGDAVGVGELAFRLTGSSDLYQHNGRRPYASINFITAHDGFPLSDLVSYNEKHNEANGEDNRDGENHNISWNCGVEGPTDDPDIAALREKQKRNFLATLLLSQGVPMILGGDERGRSQHGNNNAYCQDNEISWLDWELSERDQLLLEYTRRLIQIRCAHPVLHRRKFFQGREIHGTGVRDICWYQPDGSTMTEEQWLNGSVRALGMLLNGMAMEETDERGEEIRDDVMLLLINGHDEEQCFKLPGDEHAPRWEVLLDTNTPHVEADRSAAPGEIFELHPRTLVLLRQPKEQL from the coding sequence ATGAGTAACGTCTGGCCCGGCAAGCCTTATCCCCTCGGCGCAACGTGGGATGGTGAAGGCGTCAACTTTGCCATCTTCTCCGAGCACGCCCAGGCGGTTGAGCTTTGTTTGTTCGATACCGACCATCCGGCTAAAGAAACCATGCGCATCAAGATGCCTGAGCAGACCGATTACGTCTGGCACTGCTACCTGCCGGGCATTCAGCCGGGACAGCTCTACGGCTATCGCGTGCATGGGCCGTACGCGCCGGAGCGGGGGCACCGCTTCAACCCCCACAAGCTGCTGGTCGATCCCTACGCCAAAGCGCTGAGCAGCACGGTCAAGTGGAGCGATGCGATGTCGGGCTATGCGATCGGCAACAAGCTCCAAGATCTGGTCATGAACAAGGCCGACAGCGCGCCGGGCACGCCCAAGGCGGTGGTCGTCGATGCGGCCTTCGACTGGGGCGACGACACGCATCCGAACACGCCGCTGCACCAGTCGGTGATCTACGAGATCCATGTCAAGGGCTTTACCCAGCGGCATCCGGGCGTGCCGGAGCCGCTGCGCGGCACCTACGCCGGTCTTGCCAGCCCTGCCGTGATCGCCTATCTCCAAGAGCTGGGCGTGACGGCGGTCGAGCTGCTGCCGGTGCATCAGTTCGTCGACGATCGTCATCTGGTCGAGCGCGGGCTGCGCAACTACTGGGGCTATAACACGATCGGCTATTTCGCGCCCGACGTGCGCTACTCATCCTCCGGCACGCTGGGCCAGCAGGTGCGCGAGTTCAAGGCGATGGTCAAGACGCTCCACGCGCACGGCATCGAGGTCATTCTGGACGTGGTCTATAACCACACCGCCGAGGGCAACCATCTGGGGCCGACGCTCTCGTTCCGGGGCATCGATAACGCCTCGTACTATCGGCTGGTGCCGGACGCGCCCCGGTTTTACATGGACTACACCGGCTGCGGCAATACGCTCAACGCGCAGCATCCGCGCGTGCTGCAACTGATCATGGATAGCCTGCGCTACTGGGTGCTGGAGATGCATGTCGACGGCTTCCGCTTCGATCTGGCCTCGGCGCTGGCCCGCGAGCTGCACGAGGTCGATCGGCTCGGCTCGTTCTTCGACATCATCCACCAGGACCCGGTGCTCTCGCAGGTCAAGCTGATCGCCGAGCCGTGGGATGTGGGCGAGGGCGGCTATCAGGTGGGCAACTTCCCGGTGCTGTGGGCCGAGTGGAACGGCAAGTATCGCGATTCCGTGCGCTCCTTCTGGCGCGGCGATGCCGTCGGCGTGGGCGAGCTCGCCTTCCGCCTGACGGGATCGAGCGATCTCTACCAGCACAACGGACGGCGGCCCTACGCCAGCATCAACTTTATCACGGCCCACGACGGCTTCCCGCTCAGCGATCTCGTCAGCTACAACGAGAAGCACAACGAGGCCAACGGCGAGGACAACCGCGACGGCGAGAATCATAACATCAGTTGGAACTGCGGCGTCGAAGGCCCGACCGACGACCCCGACATCGCTGCGCTGCGCGAGAAGCAGAAGCGTAATTTCCTGGCGACGCTGCTGCTGTCGCAGGGCGTGCCGATGATCTTGGGCGGCGACGAGCGCGGACGCAGCCAGCACGGCAACAACAACGCCTACTGCCAGGATAACGAGATCTCCTGGCTCGACTGGGAGCTGAGCGAGCGCGATCAGCTTCTGCTGGAATACACCAGGCGGCTGATCCAGATTCGCTGCGCCCATCCGGTGCTGCATCGGCGCAAGTTCTTCCAGGGCCGCGAGATCCACGGCACCGGCGTGCGCGACATCTGCTGGTACCAGCCCGACGGCAGCACGATGACCGAGGAGCAGTGGCTCAACGGCTCCGTCCGCGCGCTTGGCATGCTGCTCAACGGCATGGCGATGGAAGAAACCGACGAGCGCGGCGAGGAGATCCGCGACGATGTGATGCTGCTGCTGATCAACGGCCACGACGAGGAGCAGTGCTTCAAGCTTCCGGGCGACGAGCACGCGCCGCGCTGGGAGGTGCTGCTCGACACCAACACGCCGCACGTCGAAGCCGATCGCAGCGCGGCTCCCGGCGAGATCTTTGAGCTGCATCCGCGCACGCTGGTGCTGCTGCGGCAGCCCAAGGAGCAGTTGTAG
- the treZ gene encoding malto-oligosyltrehalose trehalohydrolase: MRHETWSLDIGAQVTRQGVRFQVWAPDAQQVAVMLFEQGSPAGRHALSRDPEADGCWSGEIKGIGAGARYAFSVDGGEPRPDPASRWQPEGVHAPSVVVDPATYAWNDADWHGLPLDELIIYEVHVGTATPEGSFEALIEKLPYFRSLGVTALEIMPVHDFPGCRNWGYDGVNLYAPANCYGGPESFKRLVDAAHRHGLAIILDVVYNHFGPDGNYLRVFSPHYFTDRHCTPWGDALNLDGPGSAAVRSFLINNALYWAHEYHVDGLRLDATHALIDDSPQHFLQQLSAAVCATLPVERHFVLTAEDERNDPRLARSITQGGYGLDGLWADDFHHQVRVALTGARHGYYAAYSGSVPDLVKTIADGWFYQGQPSVTSGHARGASPLELRLPQFVYCIQNHDQIGNRPVGDRLNHTVDPATYRAVSALLLLVPQTPLLFQGQEWAASSPFQFFTDHHAELGGLVTEGRRNEFAYFLTDTGVVVPDPQAAQTFERSKLRWAEIEQPQHAAVLALYRDLLRLRRSHPALRRRDREALRAAALGDQALLLRRDGSEPQHMLLAIVNLGAALSCPIEPHEADEPTAWRVLLDTNSAGYGGSAPARLSGDSASGQTLQMSAPGVVVLHVG, translated from the coding sequence TTGAGACATGAAACGTGGAGCTTAGATATAGGCGCCCAGGTGACGCGCCAGGGCGTACGCTTCCAGGTCTGGGCACCCGACGCGCAGCAGGTTGCCGTGATGCTCTTCGAGCAGGGCAGCCCGGCGGGACGCCACGCCCTCAGCCGCGACCCCGAAGCAGACGGCTGCTGGAGCGGCGAGATCAAAGGCATCGGCGCGGGCGCGCGCTATGCCTTCAGCGTCGACGGCGGCGAGCCACGGCCCGACCCGGCCTCGCGCTGGCAGCCGGAGGGCGTTCACGCGCCGTCCGTGGTGGTCGATCCGGCGACGTACGCCTGGAACGATGCCGACTGGCACGGCCTGCCGCTCGACGAGCTGATCATCTACGAGGTGCATGTCGGCACGGCCACGCCTGAGGGCAGCTTCGAGGCGCTGATCGAAAAGCTGCCCTACTTCCGCAGCCTGGGCGTCACCGCGCTGGAGATCATGCCGGTCCATGATTTTCCCGGCTGCCGCAACTGGGGCTACGACGGCGTGAATCTTTACGCTCCGGCCAACTGCTACGGCGGGCCTGAGAGCTTCAAGCGGCTGGTCGATGCCGCGCACCGCCACGGCCTCGCGATCATCCTCGACGTGGTCTATAACCACTTCGGGCCGGACGGCAACTACCTGCGCGTGTTCAGCCCGCACTACTTCACCGACCGCCACTGCACGCCCTGGGGCGACGCGCTCAATCTTGACGGGCCGGGCAGCGCGGCGGTGCGCAGCTTCCTGATCAACAACGCGCTCTACTGGGCACACGAGTACCACGTCGATGGCCTGCGCCTGGACGCGACGCATGCGCTGATCGACGATAGCCCGCAGCATTTCTTGCAGCAGCTCAGCGCCGCCGTATGCGCCACGCTGCCGGTCGAGCGGCATTTCGTGCTCACAGCGGAGGACGAGCGCAACGATCCACGGCTGGCGCGCTCGATCACACAGGGGGGCTATGGCCTGGATGGGCTGTGGGCCGACGATTTTCATCATCAGGTGCGGGTCGCGCTGACCGGCGCGCGGCACGGCTACTACGCCGCATACAGCGGCAGCGTGCCCGATCTGGTCAAAACGATCGCTGACGGCTGGTTCTACCAGGGCCAGCCATCGGTCACGTCGGGCCATGCGCGGGGCGCGTCGCCGCTTGAGCTGCGCCTGCCGCAGTTCGTGTACTGCATCCAGAACCACGACCAGATCGGCAACCGTCCGGTCGGCGATCGGCTCAATCACACCGTCGATCCGGCGACCTACCGCGCGGTTTCGGCGCTGCTGCTGCTGGTGCCGCAAACGCCGCTGCTCTTTCAGGGCCAGGAGTGGGCCGCGTCGTCGCCCTTCCAGTTCTTCACCGACCACCACGCCGAGCTGGGAGGGCTGGTGACAGAGGGCCGCCGCAACGAGTTTGCCTACTTTCTGACCGACACCGGCGTCGTGGTGCCCGATCCGCAGGCCGCGCAGACCTTTGAGCGCTCGAAGCTGCGCTGGGCGGAGATCGAGCAGCCTCAGCACGCCGCTGTGCTGGCGCTGTACCGCGATCTGCTGAGGCTGCGCCGCAGCCATCCCGCGCTGCGCCGCCGCGACCGTGAGGCGCTCCGGGCTGCGGCGCTGGGCGATCAAGCGCTGCTGCTGCGCCGCGACGGAAGCGAGCCGCAGCACATGCTGCTGGCGATCGTCAATCTCGGCGCTGCATTGAGCTGCCCGATCGAGCCACACGAGGCCGACGAGCCAACGGCATGGCGCGTGCTATTGGACACCAATAGCGCGGGCTACGGCGGCAGCGCTCCCGCCCGGCTCTCCGGCGATAGCGCGTCGGGGCAAACGTTGCAGATGAGCGCGCCCGGCGTCGTGGTGCTGCACGTCGGCTAA